A single Crateriforma conspicua DNA region contains:
- a CDS encoding sulfatase family protein, translating to MQTSMIRHLFLTFTCALATIGTAASDAPPHPHVIVILVDDMGYGDPGCFNAESKIATPNIDRLAAEGMRFTDAHAPGPLCHMSRYGLMTGRYPFRTNVGVWPTQPLIDEGQTTIASLAKRQDYRTAMVGKWHLGFAENGYENPLPGGPVDHGFDQFFGIRASTDIPPYFYIRGDRAVQPPSNTIEANQTEGWSPIQGEFWRAGGIAPDLSLDEVLPRFTQEAIDVIKSHQRDTNAGIDQATDHPLMLYLAYPAPHTPWLPSAAFQGKSDAGLYGDFAMMVDAEIGKVIGALAQTGMLDESLVIMTSDNGPVWYDEDVERFDHDSAGPLRGMKADAWEAGHRMPFIVRWPGHVQPASQSDQLVCFTDIMATLADLWDVPLGDDEGPDSFSFLSALTADTEGDDASDAGRRTEIVMRPGGGRMMVIRKDDWKLIDGLGSGGFSKPRTITPTGNGINGQLYNLKNDLAESENLFGRYPDLVSQLRDRMKVIQKRGHRLVQD from the coding sequence ATGCAAACATCCATGATCCGGCACTTGTTTCTTACGTTCACTTGCGCGCTTGCGACGATCGGAACCGCCGCATCCGACGCCCCACCGCATCCTCACGTGATCGTCATCTTGGTCGACGACATGGGTTACGGTGACCCGGGATGCTTCAACGCGGAATCAAAAATCGCAACACCCAACATCGATCGTTTGGCTGCCGAAGGCATGCGATTCACCGATGCCCACGCCCCCGGGCCGCTGTGCCACATGTCGCGATACGGGCTGATGACCGGTCGATATCCGTTCCGCACCAACGTCGGTGTCTGGCCGACGCAACCTTTGATCGACGAAGGCCAAACCACCATCGCCAGCCTGGCCAAGCGACAAGATTATCGCACCGCCATGGTCGGCAAATGGCATCTGGGGTTCGCCGAAAATGGCTATGAAAACCCATTGCCCGGCGGTCCAGTCGACCACGGCTTTGACCAGTTCTTTGGCATTCGCGCATCGACCGACATCCCACCGTACTTTTACATCCGTGGCGACCGTGCCGTACAGCCACCAAGCAATACGATCGAAGCCAACCAGACCGAAGGCTGGTCACCGATCCAAGGTGAATTCTGGCGTGCCGGCGGCATCGCTCCCGATTTGTCGTTGGATGAAGTGCTTCCGCGGTTCACCCAGGAAGCCATCGATGTGATCAAAAGTCATCAGCGCGATACAAACGCCGGTATTGATCAGGCAACCGACCATCCATTGATGTTGTATTTGGCTTACCCCGCGCCCCACACGCCATGGTTACCGTCGGCGGCCTTCCAAGGAAAAAGCGACGCCGGCCTGTATGGTGATTTTGCGATGATGGTCGACGCAGAAATCGGCAAGGTCATCGGTGCTTTGGCACAAACCGGGATGCTGGATGAATCGCTGGTGATCATGACGTCCGACAACGGCCCGGTTTGGTACGACGAAGATGTGGAACGCTTTGATCACGATTCGGCCGGCCCATTGCGTGGGATGAAAGCCGACGCCTGGGAAGCCGGACACCGTATGCCGTTCATCGTACGCTGGCCGGGTCACGTCCAACCCGCCAGCCAAAGCGACCAACTGGTTTGCTTTACCGACATCATGGCAACACTGGCCGATCTGTGGGACGTGCCATTGGGTGACGACGAAGGCCCCGACAGTTTCAGTTTCCTGTCTGCGTTGACCGCCGATACCGAGGGCGATGATGCGAGCGATGCAGGGCGACGAACCGAAATCGTCATGCGTCCGGGCGGCGGGCGGATGATGGTGATCCGAAAAGACGACTGGAAGCTGATCGACGGTTTGGGTTCAGGCGGTTTTTCAAAGCCGCGAACGATCACCCCCACGGGCAACGGGATCAACGGGCAACTTTACAACTTGAAAAACGACCTGGCGGAATCCGAAAACTTGTTCGGCCGATATCCCGATTTGGTTTCCCAGCTTCGCGACCGGATGAAAGTCATCCAAAAACGTGGACACCGATTGGTTCAAGACTAA